A window of the Helianthus annuus cultivar XRQ/B chromosome 4, HanXRQr2.0-SUNRISE, whole genome shotgun sequence genome harbors these coding sequences:
- the LOC110936864 gene encoding monothiol glutaredoxin-S2, which translates to MSTVKRLVADNPVVIFSKASCSISHSIKTLIRNFGANPTVYELDEISNGELVEKELTELGCSPSAPVVYIGKKLVGGSKEVMSLNMRSSLKPMLIEANAIWL; encoded by the coding sequence ATGAGCACGGTGAAAAGGCTGGTGGCTGATAACCCAGTGGTGATCTTTAGCAAAGCATCTTGTTCCATAAGTCATTCCATCAAAACACTCATAAGAAACTTTGGGGCTAACCCGACTGTATACGAGCTGGATGAAATATCGAACGGGGAACTAGTGGAGAAGGAGTTAACAGAGTTAGGTTGCAGTCCAAGCGCACCGGTTGTTTATATAGGGAAGAAACTGGTTGGTGGTTCTAAAGAGGTGATGAGCCTCAATATGAGAAGCAGTTTGAAGCCCATGCTCATTGAAGCTAATGCTATATGGCTCTAA
- the LOC110936865 gene encoding monothiol glutaredoxin-S1, with product MTTVNSLLSENPVVVFSKTTCCISHSIIALIRKFGANPVIYELDELPNGNRIERELLELGCNPSVPAVFIGKKLVGGANELITLNLESKLKSLLINANAIWM from the coding sequence ATGACCACAGTGAATAGTCTTCTATCTGAGAATCCAGTGGTGGTATTCAGCAAGACAACATGTTGCATAAGCCACTCTATCATAGCGCTCATTAGAAAATTTGGCGCGAACCCTGTGATCTATGAGCTTGATGAGCTACCTAATGGGAACAGGATAGAGAGAGAGTTACTGGAGTTAGGATGCAACCCCAGTGTGCCAGCTGTCTTCATAGGGAAGAAGCTTGTTGGAGGTGCTAATGAGCTAATCACTCTTAATCTGGAAAGCAAGCTTAAGTCACTGCTCATAAATGCTAATGCCATATGGATGTAG